From one Shewanella sp. GD04112 genomic stretch:
- the infC gene encoding translation initiation factor IF-3, which yields MKIKKTAGRQLAPNRINEEITGVPEVRLTGIDGEAIGVVSIRDAQNLADEAGVDLVEISPNAEPPVCRIMDYGKFLFDKAKAQKEQKKKQKQVQVKEIKFRPGTDENDYQVKLRNLIRFLEDGDKAKITLRFRGREMAHQNLGMDLLNRIKTDLDEYAIVESFPKMEGRQAIMVLAPKKK from the coding sequence ATAAAGATCAAGAAAACAGCAGGGCGTCAGCTGGCCCCTAATAGAATCAATGAAGAAATCACAGGTGTACCAGAAGTACGCTTAACCGGCATTGATGGTGAAGCTATTGGTGTGGTGAGCATCAGAGATGCTCAGAATTTGGCAGATGAAGCGGGTGTAGACCTAGTCGAAATTAGTCCAAACGCTGAACCTCCAGTATGTCGCATTATGGACTACGGTAAGTTCCTATTTGATAAAGCGAAAGCTCAAAAGGAACAAAAGAAGAAGCAAAAACAGGTTCAGGTTAAGGAAATCAAATTCCGTCCTGGAACTGACGAAAACGACTATCAGGTAAAACTACGCAACCTGATACGTTTTCTGGAAGACGGGGACAAAGCGAAAATTACGCTGCGTTTCCGAGGCCGCGAAATGGCTCACCAAAACCTAGGTATGGATCTATTGAACCGTATCAAAACAGATTTGGATGAGTATGCAATTGTTGAATCCTTCCCGAAAATGGAAGGCCGACAAGCCATTATGGTGCTCGCGCCTAAAAAGAAATAA
- the rpmI gene encoding 50S ribosomal protein L35 yields the protein MPKMKTDRGVAKRFKKTANGFKRKQAHLRHILTKKSTKRKRHLRNKCLVAKVDVPAIARQLPYA from the coding sequence ATGCCTAAAATGAAAACCGACAGAGGTGTAGCGAAGCGTTTTAAGAAAACCGCTAATGGTTTCAAGCGCAAGCAAGCCCATTTACGTCACATTCTGACCAAAAAGAGCACTAAGCGTAAGCGTCACTTACGTAACAAGTGTTTAGTTGCTAAAGTTGACGTTCCAGCAATCGCGCGTCAATTACCATACGCTTAA
- the rplT gene encoding 50S ribosomal protein L20 codes for MPRVKRGVTARARHKKVLKLAKGYYGARSRTYRVAVQAVTKAGQYAYRDRRQKKRQFRQLWIARINAAARQNGLSYSRFINGLKKASIEIDRKILADIAVFDKVVFATLVEKAKEALN; via the coding sequence ATGCCAAGAGTTAAGCGTGGTGTAACCGCACGTGCTCGTCACAAGAAAGTTTTAAAATTAGCTAAAGGTTATTATGGCGCTCGTAGCCGTACTTACCGCGTTGCTGTTCAAGCAGTAACTAAAGCTGGTCAATATGCTTACCGTGACCGTCGTCAGAAAAAACGTCAATTCCGTCAACTGTGGATTGCACGTATTAATGCTGCAGCTCGTCAAAATGGTCTGTCTTACAGCCGTTTCATCAACGGTCTGAAAAAGGCGTCTATCGAAATCGATCGTAAGATTTTGGCTGACATCGCTGTATTCGACAAAGTTGTATTCGCAACTTTAGTTGAAAAAGCAAAAGAAGCGTTAAACTAA